One window from the genome of Bacillota bacterium encodes:
- a CDS encoding transposase → GGNNPKGFLQAYNVQAVVDTDSGIVVAVEATNQAADSPHLPAMVGAIERNVSRLPKELLADAGYYSETNLEVLEQKGISALIPPEKVTHRQWRHPGPSPRGRIPKGMSRRDRMRRRLETKAGRAVYKLRQETIEPVFGQVKEQQGFRRFLLRGLRGARAETFLVFLTYNLRKLFFTFRGRRKKLCPAGAVA, encoded by the coding sequence GGGCGGCAACAACCCCAAGGGGTTCCTCCAGGCCTACAACGTCCAGGCGGTGGTCGACACGGACTCGGGCATCGTGGTGGCGGTCGAGGCGACCAACCAGGCGGCGGATTCGCCGCACCTCCCGGCCATGGTGGGGGCGATCGAGCGGAACGTGAGCCGGCTCCCGAAGGAGCTCCTGGCCGACGCGGGGTACTACTCGGAGACGAACCTCGAGGTGCTCGAGCAAAAGGGCATCTCGGCGCTCATCCCGCCGGAGAAGGTGACCCACAGGCAGTGGCGCCACCCGGGTCCTTCGCCCAGAGGCCGCATCCCCAAGGGCATGAGCCGCCGCGACCGCATGCGCAGGAGGCTGGAGACCAAGGCGGGGCGCGCGGTCTACAAGCTCCGGCAGGAGACGATCGAGCCGGTCTTCGGGCAGGTCAAGGAGCAGCAGGGCTTCCGGCGCTTCCTCCTCCGGGGTCTCCGGGGAGCCCGGGCGGAGACGTTCCTCGTCTTCCTGACGTACAACCTGAGGAAGCTCTTCTTCACCTTCCGGGGAAGGAGGAAGAAACTGTGCCCAGCCGGAGCGGTGGCCTGA